A genome region from Erigeron canadensis isolate Cc75 chromosome 3, C_canadensis_v1, whole genome shotgun sequence includes the following:
- the LOC122591007 gene encoding heterogeneous nuclear ribonucleoprotein Q-like isoform X2 yields MQQQSPPPPSSSSMTPFKKRLLHRVEDPKFEEKEGEQYVVEKQERPNIEYKNSSYEEEGEYQRGVDQVRGERSGGEHMTERDGKGEEEDPSEDNFYDEHGFDPDGYKKERHDVVRERQKKKELEVFVGGLDRETTEVDLREVFNQVGDITEVRLLMNPMTNKNKGFAFIRFATVEQARRALNDFKRPTINGKQCGVAPSQDSDTLFVGNICKTWSKDMLKEKLVRYGIDKFEELTLVEDTKNEGMNRGFAFLDFPSRADALEACRRLQKRDVIFGTDRTARVAFADTFIEPDDEIMAQVRTVFVDGLPPSWEEDIIKDHLRQFGKIEKVELARNMPAAKRDDFGFITFSTHESAVSCVDGINDSELVFRNKKVKVRARLSRPRQRGKSAKYARGGYTVGADSYGGYSSSWEPSGNRLDSHRFGDRGRRSIRDRSPYDGGRRRSFSSRDDRGYDVSVSDRIGSKRPYTSTDRSLRRRSPVYERSSFKTEYTRHNAGISSTERPIYRDSYSSRGAGYMEESSRTATRVPNRGSSQLYDDDDDRYMYIEHPSRYNDGSSRNFSSTSGLKRPYSSIEEHHPRYSETSRRQSRPDFDYANSSELVYNDRAYGSESTRVAHGSRSGYNGSNQGSTAHSHGLYDKNTSNVGYRRGIDNEEPEEMYSRYGRERDSRDYIPSRSDMRADSYSPPYSNHRVTDGYVGGRGSDSYY; encoded by the exons ATGCAACAACAATCGCCGCCGccgccatcatcatcatccatgaCTCCTTTCAAAAAACGTCTTCTTCATAGAGTTGAAGACCCCAAATTTG AGGAAAAGGAAGGCGAGCAGTATGTAGTAGAAAAACAAGAGAGACCGAATATTGAGTATAAAAATTCCTCTTATGAGGAAGAAGGGGAGTATCAACGAGGAGTTGACCAAGTTCGAGGAGAGAGATCTGGTGGAGAACACATGACCGAACGAGATGGGAAAGGTGAAGAGGAAGATCCAAGTGAGGATAATTTTTATGATGAACATGGTTTTGATCCAGATGGTTACAAGAAAGAACGACATGATGTAGTTAGAGAAAggcaaaaaaagaaagaattagAGGTATTTGTTGGGGGTCTGGATCGTGAAACTACTGAAGTAGATCTTAGGGAGGTGTTTAATCAAGTGGGTGACATTACTGAAGTGAGGCTGTTAATGAATCCGATGACCaacaaaaacaaagggtttgCTTTTATACGGTTTGCTACTGTTGAACAGGCAAGACGTGCTCTTAATGATTTCAAACGTCCAACG ATTAATGGAAAGCAATGTGGAGTGGCTCCAAGTCAAGATAGTGACACTTTGTTTGTTGGTAACATATGCAAAACATGGTCAAAAGATATG CTGAAAGAAAAGCTAGTGCGTTATGGCATAGATAAGTTTGAGGAGTTGACATTGGTTGAAGATACCAAAAATGAAGGTATGAACCGGGGCTTTGCTTTCTTGGATTTTCCCTCTAGAGCAGATGCTTTGGAAGCTTGTCGACGGCTGCAAAAAAGGGATGTCATATTTGGAACAGATCGGACGGCCAGAGTAGCTTTTGCTGACACCTTTATCGAACCTGATGACGAAATCATGGCACAG GTGAGGACTGTATTTGTTGATGGTTTACCGCCTTCTTGGGAGGAGGATATTATAAAGGATCATCTACGACAGTTTGGGAAAATTGAGAAGGTTGAACTAGCTCGAAATATGCCTGCTGCTAAAAGGGatgattttggttttataaCATTCAGCACACATGAATCTGCAGTATCTTGTGTTGATGGTATTAATGATTCAGAGCTTGTTTTCAGAAACAAGAAG GTGAAAGTTCGAGCAAGGCTTTCTCGACCTCGCCAGAGAGGTAAATCTGCTAAATATGCACGAGGAGGTTATACAGTTGGCGCGGATAGTTATGGAGGTTACAGTAGCTCTTGGGAGCCTAGTGGGAATCGGTTGGATAGTCATAGGTTCGGAGACAGGGGTAGAAGAAGCATTCGAGATCGTAGTCCATATGATGGGGGTCGTAGAAGGTCATTCAGCTCTAGAGATGACCGAGGATACGATGTCTCTGTTTCTGATAGAATTGGTAGCAAAAGACCATATACTTCTACTGACAGATCCTTAAGACGAAGATCTCCAG TTTATGAAAGGAGCAGCTTTAAAACAGAATACACGAGGCATAATGCAGGCATATCTTCAACTGAGAGACCAATCTATAGAGATTCTTACTCTTCACGTGGAGCTGGGTACATGGAAGAGTCTTCCAGGACTGCTACTCGGGTTCCTAATAGGGGAAGTTCCCAACTttatgatgatgacgatgacaGATACATGTATATAGAACATCCATCAAGATACAATGATGGCAGTAGCCGGAACTTTAGTTCTACATCTGGCTTAAAGCGACCTTACTCATCAATT GAGGAACACCATCCTCGCTATAGCGAAACATCTAGGAGGCAGTCAAGGCCAGATTTTGACTATGCTAACAGTTCAGAGTTGGTGTATAATGATAGGGCATACGGAAGTGAATCTACAAG GGTAGCACATGGGTCACGTTCTGGGTATAATGGAAGTAATCAGGGTTCCACAGCTCATTCCCATGGACTATATGATAAGAATACCTCCAATGTAGGCTATAGAAGAG GAATTGACAATGAGGAACCAGAAGAGATGTACTCCAGATATGGCAGAGAACGTGATTCGCGAGACTACATCCCTTCACGATCAGAT ATGCGTGCAGATTCATACTCTCCTCCCTACTCAAATCACCGTGTGACTGATGGCTATGTGGGTGGCAGGGGTTCCGACTCATACTACTGA
- the LOC122591007 gene encoding heterogeneous nuclear ribonucleoprotein Q-like isoform X3, which translates to MTERDGKGEEEDPSEDNFYDEHGFDPDGYKKERHDVVRERQKKKELEVFVGGLDRETTEVDLREVFNQVGDITEVRLLMNPMTNKNKGFAFIRFATVEQARRALNDFKRPTINGKQCGVAPSQDSDTLFVGNICKTWSKDMLKEKLVRYGIDKFEELTLVEDTKNEGMNRGFAFLDFPSRADALEACRRLQKRDVIFGTDRTARVAFADTFIEPDDEIMAQVRTVFVDGLPPSWEEDIIKDHLRQFGKIEKVELARNMPAAKRDDFGFITFSTHESAVSCVDGINDSELVFRNKKVKVRARLSRPRQRGKSAKYARGGYTVGADSYGGYSSSWEPSGNRLDSHRFGDRGRRSIRDRSPYDGGRRRSFSSRDDRGYDVSVSDRIGSKRPYTSTDRSLRRRSPVYERSSFKTEYTRHNAGISSTERPIYRDSYSSRGAGYMEESSRTATRVPNRGSSQLYDDDDDRYMYIEHPSRYNDGSSRNFSSTSGLKRPYSSIEEHHPRYSETSRRQSRPDFDYANSSELVYNDRAYGSESTRVAHGSRSGYNGSNQGSTAHSHGLYDKNTSNVGYRRAGIDNEEPEEMYSRYGRERDSRDYIPSRSDMRADSYSPPYSNHRVTDGYVGGRGSDSYY; encoded by the exons ATGACCGAACGAGATGGGAAAGGTGAAGAGGAAGATCCAAGTGAGGATAATTTTTATGATGAACATGGTTTTGATCCAGATGGTTACAAGAAAGAACGACATGATGTAGTTAGAGAAAggcaaaaaaagaaagaattagAGGTATTTGTTGGGGGTCTGGATCGTGAAACTACTGAAGTAGATCTTAGGGAGGTGTTTAATCAAGTGGGTGACATTACTGAAGTGAGGCTGTTAATGAATCCGATGACCaacaaaaacaaagggtttgCTTTTATACGGTTTGCTACTGTTGAACAGGCAAGACGTGCTCTTAATGATTTCAAACGTCCAACG ATTAATGGAAAGCAATGTGGAGTGGCTCCAAGTCAAGATAGTGACACTTTGTTTGTTGGTAACATATGCAAAACATGGTCAAAAGATATG CTGAAAGAAAAGCTAGTGCGTTATGGCATAGATAAGTTTGAGGAGTTGACATTGGTTGAAGATACCAAAAATGAAGGTATGAACCGGGGCTTTGCTTTCTTGGATTTTCCCTCTAGAGCAGATGCTTTGGAAGCTTGTCGACGGCTGCAAAAAAGGGATGTCATATTTGGAACAGATCGGACGGCCAGAGTAGCTTTTGCTGACACCTTTATCGAACCTGATGACGAAATCATGGCACAG GTGAGGACTGTATTTGTTGATGGTTTACCGCCTTCTTGGGAGGAGGATATTATAAAGGATCATCTACGACAGTTTGGGAAAATTGAGAAGGTTGAACTAGCTCGAAATATGCCTGCTGCTAAAAGGGatgattttggttttataaCATTCAGCACACATGAATCTGCAGTATCTTGTGTTGATGGTATTAATGATTCAGAGCTTGTTTTCAGAAACAAGAAG GTGAAAGTTCGAGCAAGGCTTTCTCGACCTCGCCAGAGAGGTAAATCTGCTAAATATGCACGAGGAGGTTATACAGTTGGCGCGGATAGTTATGGAGGTTACAGTAGCTCTTGGGAGCCTAGTGGGAATCGGTTGGATAGTCATAGGTTCGGAGACAGGGGTAGAAGAAGCATTCGAGATCGTAGTCCATATGATGGGGGTCGTAGAAGGTCATTCAGCTCTAGAGATGACCGAGGATACGATGTCTCTGTTTCTGATAGAATTGGTAGCAAAAGACCATATACTTCTACTGACAGATCCTTAAGACGAAGATCTCCAG TTTATGAAAGGAGCAGCTTTAAAACAGAATACACGAGGCATAATGCAGGCATATCTTCAACTGAGAGACCAATCTATAGAGATTCTTACTCTTCACGTGGAGCTGGGTACATGGAAGAGTCTTCCAGGACTGCTACTCGGGTTCCTAATAGGGGAAGTTCCCAACTttatgatgatgacgatgacaGATACATGTATATAGAACATCCATCAAGATACAATGATGGCAGTAGCCGGAACTTTAGTTCTACATCTGGCTTAAAGCGACCTTACTCATCAATT GAGGAACACCATCCTCGCTATAGCGAAACATCTAGGAGGCAGTCAAGGCCAGATTTTGACTATGCTAACAGTTCAGAGTTGGTGTATAATGATAGGGCATACGGAAGTGAATCTACAAG GGTAGCACATGGGTCACGTTCTGGGTATAATGGAAGTAATCAGGGTTCCACAGCTCATTCCCATGGACTATATGATAAGAATACCTCCAATGTAGGCTATAGAAGAG CAGGAATTGACAATGAGGAACCAGAAGAGATGTACTCCAGATATGGCAGAGAACGTGATTCGCGAGACTACATCCCTTCACGATCAGAT ATGCGTGCAGATTCATACTCTCCTCCCTACTCAAATCACCGTGTGACTGATGGCTATGTGGGTGGCAGGGGTTCCGACTCATACTACTGA
- the LOC122591007 gene encoding heterogeneous nuclear ribonucleoprotein Q-like isoform X1 — MQQQSPPPPSSSSMTPFKKRLLHRVEDPKFEEKEGEQYVVEKQERPNIEYKNSSYEEEGEYQRGVDQVRGERSGGEHMTERDGKGEEEDPSEDNFYDEHGFDPDGYKKERHDVVRERQKKKELEVFVGGLDRETTEVDLREVFNQVGDITEVRLLMNPMTNKNKGFAFIRFATVEQARRALNDFKRPTINGKQCGVAPSQDSDTLFVGNICKTWSKDMLKEKLVRYGIDKFEELTLVEDTKNEGMNRGFAFLDFPSRADALEACRRLQKRDVIFGTDRTARVAFADTFIEPDDEIMAQVRTVFVDGLPPSWEEDIIKDHLRQFGKIEKVELARNMPAAKRDDFGFITFSTHESAVSCVDGINDSELVFRNKKVKVRARLSRPRQRGKSAKYARGGYTVGADSYGGYSSSWEPSGNRLDSHRFGDRGRRSIRDRSPYDGGRRRSFSSRDDRGYDVSVSDRIGSKRPYTSTDRSLRRRSPVYERSSFKTEYTRHNAGISSTERPIYRDSYSSRGAGYMEESSRTATRVPNRGSSQLYDDDDDRYMYIEHPSRYNDGSSRNFSSTSGLKRPYSSIEEHHPRYSETSRRQSRPDFDYANSSELVYNDRAYGSESTRVAHGSRSGYNGSNQGSTAHSHGLYDKNTSNVGYRRAGIDNEEPEEMYSRYGRERDSRDYIPSRSDMRADSYSPPYSNHRVTDGYVGGRGSDSYY; from the exons ATGCAACAACAATCGCCGCCGccgccatcatcatcatccatgaCTCCTTTCAAAAAACGTCTTCTTCATAGAGTTGAAGACCCCAAATTTG AGGAAAAGGAAGGCGAGCAGTATGTAGTAGAAAAACAAGAGAGACCGAATATTGAGTATAAAAATTCCTCTTATGAGGAAGAAGGGGAGTATCAACGAGGAGTTGACCAAGTTCGAGGAGAGAGATCTGGTGGAGAACACATGACCGAACGAGATGGGAAAGGTGAAGAGGAAGATCCAAGTGAGGATAATTTTTATGATGAACATGGTTTTGATCCAGATGGTTACAAGAAAGAACGACATGATGTAGTTAGAGAAAggcaaaaaaagaaagaattagAGGTATTTGTTGGGGGTCTGGATCGTGAAACTACTGAAGTAGATCTTAGGGAGGTGTTTAATCAAGTGGGTGACATTACTGAAGTGAGGCTGTTAATGAATCCGATGACCaacaaaaacaaagggtttgCTTTTATACGGTTTGCTACTGTTGAACAGGCAAGACGTGCTCTTAATGATTTCAAACGTCCAACG ATTAATGGAAAGCAATGTGGAGTGGCTCCAAGTCAAGATAGTGACACTTTGTTTGTTGGTAACATATGCAAAACATGGTCAAAAGATATG CTGAAAGAAAAGCTAGTGCGTTATGGCATAGATAAGTTTGAGGAGTTGACATTGGTTGAAGATACCAAAAATGAAGGTATGAACCGGGGCTTTGCTTTCTTGGATTTTCCCTCTAGAGCAGATGCTTTGGAAGCTTGTCGACGGCTGCAAAAAAGGGATGTCATATTTGGAACAGATCGGACGGCCAGAGTAGCTTTTGCTGACACCTTTATCGAACCTGATGACGAAATCATGGCACAG GTGAGGACTGTATTTGTTGATGGTTTACCGCCTTCTTGGGAGGAGGATATTATAAAGGATCATCTACGACAGTTTGGGAAAATTGAGAAGGTTGAACTAGCTCGAAATATGCCTGCTGCTAAAAGGGatgattttggttttataaCATTCAGCACACATGAATCTGCAGTATCTTGTGTTGATGGTATTAATGATTCAGAGCTTGTTTTCAGAAACAAGAAG GTGAAAGTTCGAGCAAGGCTTTCTCGACCTCGCCAGAGAGGTAAATCTGCTAAATATGCACGAGGAGGTTATACAGTTGGCGCGGATAGTTATGGAGGTTACAGTAGCTCTTGGGAGCCTAGTGGGAATCGGTTGGATAGTCATAGGTTCGGAGACAGGGGTAGAAGAAGCATTCGAGATCGTAGTCCATATGATGGGGGTCGTAGAAGGTCATTCAGCTCTAGAGATGACCGAGGATACGATGTCTCTGTTTCTGATAGAATTGGTAGCAAAAGACCATATACTTCTACTGACAGATCCTTAAGACGAAGATCTCCAG TTTATGAAAGGAGCAGCTTTAAAACAGAATACACGAGGCATAATGCAGGCATATCTTCAACTGAGAGACCAATCTATAGAGATTCTTACTCTTCACGTGGAGCTGGGTACATGGAAGAGTCTTCCAGGACTGCTACTCGGGTTCCTAATAGGGGAAGTTCCCAACTttatgatgatgacgatgacaGATACATGTATATAGAACATCCATCAAGATACAATGATGGCAGTAGCCGGAACTTTAGTTCTACATCTGGCTTAAAGCGACCTTACTCATCAATT GAGGAACACCATCCTCGCTATAGCGAAACATCTAGGAGGCAGTCAAGGCCAGATTTTGACTATGCTAACAGTTCAGAGTTGGTGTATAATGATAGGGCATACGGAAGTGAATCTACAAG GGTAGCACATGGGTCACGTTCTGGGTATAATGGAAGTAATCAGGGTTCCACAGCTCATTCCCATGGACTATATGATAAGAATACCTCCAATGTAGGCTATAGAAGAG CAGGAATTGACAATGAGGAACCAGAAGAGATGTACTCCAGATATGGCAGAGAACGTGATTCGCGAGACTACATCCCTTCACGATCAGAT ATGCGTGCAGATTCATACTCTCCTCCCTACTCAAATCACCGTGTGACTGATGGCTATGTGGGTGGCAGGGGTTCCGACTCATACTACTGA